Proteins co-encoded in one Dreissena polymorpha isolate Duluth1 chromosome 12, UMN_Dpol_1.0, whole genome shotgun sequence genomic window:
- the LOC127852606 gene encoding uncharacterized protein LOC127852606 → MVVNSTTTTVTEVSTTSVAKTQSADTTTSSATTTSTVTTAASPAITTTAATITTKASNSTEAATSVEALTSTDVTPTIENQHTTESPSTADYLSITEDVTSTEASSTIIASNTSTEAPTSVKEVSSSTTTTDAPITSVVPTITNEAPSSSTVALTTAAETSVVETTTFANHPKMPMNDNAPSSYIAAVAVGWSLVLILIIVIIVVMFRSMHSAHRYQLSKDENKDEDMFTGEDITRPSVENNYTMLEGKKDDNIITEIHNPVFDAPGDAGDVTVSPMCFLLPDHNNKHTKFLQPPATTTEVLITIAASTTFQSPKTPTETSAASTEAQTTKAVLTVSANDANTATKAATIDETQNTTNGQLTTNHYQSDMCDGVAS, encoded by the exons ATGGTCGTCAATTCGACGACAACAACAGTCACAGAAGTTTCAACTACATCTGTAGCTAAAACGCAATCTGCCGATACAACTACATCTTCCGCTACAACTACATCTACTGTTACAACTGCCGCATCTCCAGCTATAACTACAACTGCCGCTACAATTACAACTAAAGCTTCAAATTCAACTGAAGCAGCAACTTCAGTCGAAGCTTTAACTTCAACCGACGTTACACCAACAATCGAAAATCAACACACAACAGAATCCCCTTCTACAGCCGATTATTTATCTATAACTGAAGATGTAACTTCCACCGAAGCTTCATCTACAATCATCGCTTCTAATACATCCACCGAAGCTCCAACTTCAGTAAAGGAAGTTTCCAGTTCAACTACAACCACGGACGCTCCCATCACAAGTGTAGTTCCAACAATAACCAACGAAGCTCCGAGTTCATCGACCGTGGCTCTTACCACAGCAGCAGAAACTTCAGTTGTTGAAACCACAACATTTGCAAATCATCCTAAAATGCCGATGAACGACAATGCACCATCATCGTACA ttGCAGCTGTTGCGGTCGGATGGAGTCTCGTATTGATACTGATCATAGTTATCATCGTCGTTATGTTCCG tTCCATGCATAGTGCGCATCGATATCAACTCTCTAAAGACGAAAACAAAGATGAAGACATGTTTACTGGAGAAGATATTACGAGGCCATCAGTGGAAAACAACTATACGATGTTGGAGGGAAAGAAGGACGACAATATTATTACAGAGATTCATAATCCCGTCTTTGATGCACCTGGAGATGCTGGAGACGTCACTGTTTCGCCAAT GTGCTTTCTACTGCCGGATCACAACAACAAACACACGAAGTTCCTACAACCACCAGCTACAACAACCGAGGTTCTTATTACCATCGCAGCCTCAACTACATTTCAATCTCCAAAAACTCCCACCGAAACGTCAGCTGCAAGCACTGAAGCTCAAACTACAAAAGCAGTTCTAACGGTATCAGCCAATGATGCAAATACAGCAACCAAGGCTGCAACGATAGACGAAACACAAAACACAACTAATGGGCAGCTAACAACAAACCATTACCAAAGTGATATGTGCGACGGTGTAGCATCGTGA